In Candidatus Hydrogenedens sp., the genomic window AGCCCGTCCCCTTTAACCACTCGGGCAGCCCACCACAAAACGTATATTCAATTTCCTGGAGCTGGCGAAGGGAATCGAACCCCCGACCTGCTGATTACAAGTCAGCTGCTCTACCTGCTGAGCTACGCCAGCGATTCTTCATTTTTATCCTCATGGGGATAAATATTTTACCAAACATCCATTTCTCTTGTCAACTTAACAAATCGAGGATAATTGATGAGCACCTCTCTAAAAAAACGGATGTTCTGATTATTAGAATGACATATAAGGCAATTATCAAATAGAGGAAATAACACTAAATATTCCCATAAAACATTGAGAAATATAACGTAATAATAATGTGCATCCCTTGGATACAATAAAAATTGATTAGTTAAAGAATTAAAAATTTTTGTGGACAGTGCTTTCTGATTAAAAGATTTTAAATTCCGTTTTATGATTTGTTCAGTTAAACTTGGTATAATTTCTTCACCTCACGTATACCATCTTCATAAATTTAAGGAAATAACTATTATGAATTTATCTCCTATCGAAAAAGAAATTTTTGATGATTTATTATCTCGTCGACCTGACTTAGCCTCATGCTCTGAGAATATATTAAAAGCACATCAATTACTTGTCGAATGTTTTAAGCATCATGGGACTCTTTTCACCTGTGGCAATGGAGGTTCATACGCAGATGCCTTACACATTGCTGGTGAATTGGTTAAAAGTTTCGAGCGGAAACGACCATTAGATACTACCCTCAAAGAGTGTATAGTAAATGAATATATGGGAGCAGAATTAAGTGAATATCTGGAAGCGGGGCTACGTGCTATCCCTTTGGGAATGAACAGTTCATTGAAAACAGCCATCGAAAATGACTGTCCTATGAGAGATATTGCCTTTGCTCAGGAATTAAATGTTTTAATGAATGCAGGGGATATTTTATTAACAATCTCAACCTCTGGCAATGCAAAAAACTGCCTTTATGCTGTGAGTGTTGCTCGAGCAAAAAAAGGGACAGTTATTGCTATGACAGGTCCTTCAGGCGGGCTCCTATCAAAGTATGCTCATGTTTGCATTAAAGTCCCTGGAGCAACCACAAAAGTCATTCAAGAGGCACATCAACCTATATGGCATACTCTTTGTGCAATGGTTGAGGCACATTTCTTCCCAGAAAAAAGATGATTAATTCTTCATACCAACATTAAATATCAAGGAGTAGATTATGACAAAAGGTAAATTTAGCCGACCTAAAATTGTATCTGTTGGAGCAGGAAATGTTGGAGCCACTTTTGCACAGTATTGCGTCGAAATGGAGTTAGGCGATGTGTTGCTCCTGGATATTGTGGAAGGCTTACCGCAGGGGAAGGCATTAGATTTGATACAGGCAGGTGTGGTTCGTGGGTATAGTGTTTCCATACAAGGCAGTAATGATTTTTCGGATATGAAGGATGCAGACATCATCGTTATTTCTGCAGGCTTTCCAAGAAAACCAGGGATGAGTCGTCTCGATTTGTTGGAAAAGAATGGGAAAATTATTGCTAATATTTGTGATTACATAAAGCGATTTGCACCAGATGCCATTGTAATCGTTATAACGAATCCTTTGGACATCATGGTGCAGTTGGCTTTCCATTTATTGAACCATCCCCCATCAAAAATAATGGGAATGGCAGGCTGTTTAGACAGTGCAAGGATGTGTTCATTTATTGCGGAGGAACTCGGTGTAAGCCAGAAGCAAGTAAATGCAATGGTGTTAGGCTCCCACGGTGATTTGATGGTTCCAATACCGGACTATACCACCGTTGCCGGAATTCCTGTAAAAGAACTTATTCCTACAGAACGATTGGAACAGATTATTGATAGGACAAGAAAAGGCGGTGCAGAAATTGTATCCCTCTTAAAAACAGGCAGTGCTTATTATGCACCATCTGCAAGTTCTGCAAGAATGGTCAAGGCTATTTTGCATGACGAAAAAGCGTTGTTACCCTGTGCCGTATATGCACAAGGGGAATATGGAATTTCTGGTGTATTTGTAGGGTTGCCCTGTATATTAGGGGCGAAAGGGGTAGAAAAAATCATCGAGTTGCCCCTTTCCAATGAAAATAAATCCGCACTAATGAAATCTGTGGAAGAAGTAAAGCAAGGAATACAATCATTAAAAGAATTAGGATTCGCAATCAGTTAAACTCAACTTCCGACTATTATTCACAACATCCATATTTCACTCTTTACTTAGGTAATACTTTTCCTTTATAAACCTTTATCACCTTTAACATGATTGGTCATCATATATAATACAGTGCTTTCATAACTGCCTCAATAATTATCGTGGATGGGATAGCTTCATAAATTGTATTATCAACCTTCACCGTTCTACAATCATTGGGACCACAAACACTACAACACGGGCTCTTTCCCGTCTTCGCATTAATATACTCTTCTAATAATCGGCCATTGATAATAATCCTGTTTGATTGAAGCGGATTGTTCTGAAACTGTTCTGGTGTAATTTCCCGTTTTTCAAGAATGACAACAATCCCTTTCGACTTTAGCATAGACTGCAACTGAGCCACTGCCTTTTCCAACTCATTCTCCGTATCCCCACATCTCGGACAAGTCTCCCCTTCTGAAACAAGCCGTTCCCACTCAATTTTCAATATTTTATCTTCCACAACTTTTTACTTTCCTTTAAATAACATTCCAGGGTTGTTTTTTGGGACGATGGATGAGTTGCTGGACATTATCGGGTAAGGGGGAAGGGTCTGTTATGACTTCTTTTTCGGGGTCCCAGCGAATGATTTTCTGGGTACGAATGGCAATATCACTTAATAAACAAAGTGCATTGGAACGCACTGCAACATC contains:
- a CDS encoding DUF2703 domain-containing protein, with translation MEDKILKIEWERLVSEGETCPRCGDTENELEKAVAQLQSMLKSKGIVVILEKREITPEQFQNNPLQSNRIIINGRLLEEYINAKTGKSPCCSVCGPNDCRTVKVDNTIYEAIPSTIIIEAVMKALYYI
- a CDS encoding SIS domain-containing protein, whose protein sequence is MNLSPIEKEIFDDLLSRRPDLASCSENILKAHQLLVECFKHHGTLFTCGNGGSYADALHIAGELVKSFERKRPLDTTLKECIVNEYMGAELSEYLEAGLRAIPLGMNSSLKTAIENDCPMRDIAFAQELNVLMNAGDILLTISTSGNAKNCLYAVSVARAKKGTVIAMTGPSGGLLSKYAHVCIKVPGATTKVIQEAHQPIWHTLCAMVEAHFFPEKR
- the mdh gene encoding malate dehydrogenase — protein: MTKGKFSRPKIVSVGAGNVGATFAQYCVEMELGDVLLLDIVEGLPQGKALDLIQAGVVRGYSVSIQGSNDFSDMKDADIIVISAGFPRKPGMSRLDLLEKNGKIIANICDYIKRFAPDAIVIVITNPLDIMVQLAFHLLNHPPSKIMGMAGCLDSARMCSFIAEELGVSQKQVNAMVLGSHGDLMVPIPDYTTVAGIPVKELIPTERLEQIIDRTRKGGAEIVSLLKTGSAYYAPSASSARMVKAILHDEKALLPCAVYAQGEYGISGVFVGLPCILGAKGVEKIIELPLSNENKSALMKSVEEVKQGIQSLKELGFAIS